The following is a genomic window from Burkholderia cepacia ATCC 25416.
CGTTCGTGTCGACGCTGTGCATCTGCATCGTGTTCGTGCCGATGTTCTTCCTCACGGGCGTCGCGCGTTTCCTGTTCGTGCCGCTCGCGGAAGCCGTCGTGTTCGCGATGCTCGCGTCGTACGTGCTGTCGCGCACGCTGGTGCCGACGCTCGCGATGCTGCTGTTCCGCCCGCAGCAGGCGAGCGCCGGCCCGGATCGTTCGACGTCGCGCTTCGCACGCATCCATCACGCGTTCAACGAAGCGTTCGAGCGGCTGCGCGCGTGGTACATCGTGCTGCTCAGCATCCTGCTGGTGCGCCGCCGCTTCTACGCGACGTGCTTCCTCGGCTTCTGCGTGCTGTCGACCGGCCTCGTATTCGTGCTCGGCCGCGACTTCTTCCCGAACGCCGATTCGGGCAACATCCGCCTGCACATGCGCGCGCCGACCGGCTACCGGATCGAGGAAACCGCGCGCCTCGCCGACCAGGTCGAGCGCGTGATCCGCGCAACCGTGCCGCCCGACGAGCTCGGCGCGATCGTCGACAACCTCGGCCTGCCGGTGAGCGGCATCAACCTGTCGTACAGCAACGCCGGCACGATCGGCACGCTCGACGGCGAGCTGCTGATCGCGCTGAAGCCCGGCCACCGCGCGACCCAGCACTACGTGCAGGCACTGCGCACGGTGCTGCCCGAGCGCTTCCCGGGCGTCGAGTTCTTCTTCCAGCCGTCGGACATCATCACGCAGATCCTCAACTTCGGCCAACCGGCCGCGATCGACCTGCAGGTGCTCGGCAACGATCTCGCGAGTAACATGACTATCGCGAGCAGCCTGATGAAAAAGTTCAGGCAAATCCCCGGCGCCGTCGACGTGCACGTGCTGCAACGCAACGACGAGCCGACCCTGCTGGCCGACATGGACCGTACGCGCATGCAGCAGCTCAATCTCTCCGCGCAGAACGTCGCGCAGAACATGCTGATCTCCCTGTCCGGCAGCTCGCAGACGACGCCGTCGTTCTGGATCAACCCGCGCACCGGCGTCCAGTACCCGCTGCAGATCCAGACCCCGCAATACAGCATCTCGTCGGTCGACGACCTGCTCGGCACGCCGATTTCGGCGAGCGGCCGCACGGGCATGCCGCTGCAACTGCTCGGCAACCTCGTGCAGGTGCGCAGCACCGCGAACCCGGCCGTGATCACGCACTACAACATCCGCCCGGCGATCGACGTGTACGTGAGCGTCGAGGGCCGCGACCTCGGCGCGGTCGCGGGCGAGATCGACCGCATCGTGTCGGACGCGCGCGCGACGCTGCCGCGCGGCACCGAGCTGACGATGCGCGGCCAGATCGAGACGATGCGCACGTCGTACCTCGGCCTCGGCGCGGGCGTCGCGATGGCGATCGTGCTCGTCTACCTGCTGATCGTCGTCAATTTCCAGTCGTGGCTCGACCCGCTGATCATCATCAGCGCGATGCCGGCCGCGCTCGCCGGCATCGTGTGGATGCTGTTCATCACCGGCACGCACCTGAGCGTGCCCGCGCTGACGGGCGCGATCATGACGGTGGGCGTCGCGACCGCGAACAGCATCCTGGTCGTGTCGTTCGCGCGCCAGCGTCTCGAAGCCGGCGCGCCGCCGCTCACGGCCGCGCTGGAGGCCGGCGCGACACGGATCCGGCCGGTGCTGATGACGGCGCTCGCGATGATCATCGGGATGGTGCCGATGGCGCTCGGTCTCGGCGAAGGCGCCGAGCAGAACGCGCCGCTGGGCCGCGCGGTGATCGGCGGGCTGCTGTTCGCGACCGTTTCGACGCTGCTGTTCGTGCCGCTCGTGTTCGGCGGCGTGCATGCGCGGCTGGCCCGCCGGCGCGCGCGCCAGGCCGGACACTGACTTTCGTCCCCTTTCGTCCCACTACCCGGTTGAATTGGTTGAATTCATGGAAGAGAAACATCACAGCGCCGTCGGCATCCAGGTGGACGAACACGGCATGCACCTGCCGACACGCACGTCGGTGTCGCGACGCGGACGCATCGTCCTGATCGTGATCGGCGTGCTGCTGGCCGCCGGCGCCGCGCGCACGATCGTCGTCAACGTGCTGAACCGCAACCGGCTCGACACGGTCGCCGAGCAGAACACGCGCCAGTACGTGACCATCGCGCATCCGGTCGATGCGGCCACCGGCGGCAAGCTGTCGCTGCCCGGCACGCTGCGCGGCTTCGTCGAGGCGCCGATCTATGCACGCGCGAGCGGCTACGTGCTGCGCTGGCAGGCCGACATCGGCGCGCACGTGAAGCAGGGCCAGGTGCTCGCCGAACTCGACACGCCCGAGCTGAACCAGGAACTCGCGCAGGCCACCGCGCAGCGCCAGCAGGCGCAAGCCGCACTCGCGCTCGCGAAGACGTCGTTCGACCGCGCGCAGCAGTTGCGCCAGCGCGATGCCGTCTCGCAGCAGGAACTCGACGACCGGCAAGGCGCGTTCAACCAGGGCACCGCGAACCTCGCCGCGGCCGACGCGAACATGCGCCGCCTCACCGAGCTGAAAGGCTTCCAGCGGATCGTCGCGCCGATCGACGGGATCGTCACGCAGCGCAACGTCGACGTCGGCGATCTCGTCAGCTCCGGCAACGCGGGGCGTTCGCTGTTCACGGTCGTGCAGGCCGACCGGCTGCGCCTCTACGTGCAGGTGCCGCAGGCGTACGCGCAGCAGGTGAAGGTCGGCCAGCACGTGAGCGTCGCGCAGGCCGAGCTGCCGGGCCGGACGTTCGACGGGACGATCACGCGCACGTCCGAGGCGATCGACGTCGCGACGCGCTCGCTGCAGATCGAGATCACGCTGCCGAACCCGGACGGGCGGCTGCTGCCCGGCGCCTACGTGCAGGCCACGTTGCCGATGACGCCGGTCGGCCGCCTGCAGGTGCCGGCCAATACGTTGCTGTTCCGCGCCGAAGGCCCGACGGTCGCGACGGTCGATGCGAACGGCCAGGTGCGCCTGAAACAGGTGACGGTCGTACGCACGATCGGGCAGACGCTCGAAGTCGACGGCCCGCTCACGCCGAACGACCGTCTCGTCACGAACCCGAGCGACGCCCTCGCCAACGGCGATCAGGTGATCGTCTCGGTGCCGGCCGCGAAGCCGGCATCGAGCGCCGCGGAGGCGAAGTCGTGATCGCGATGCGCATCCGCCGGCGGCCCGCCGCCGTCTCCGCCACCGCCGTTGCGCTCGCCGCCGCCCTCGCCGGCTGCACGGTCGGCCCCGACTACCGGCGGCCCGACGTCGCCACGCCGGCCGCGTGGCGGCTCGATCCGGCCGATGGGTACTGGCACCCGGCCGCGCCGGCCCGCGCGCCGCTCGACCCGGCATGGTGGACCGCGTTCGGCGATCCGCAGCTCGACGCGCTGGAAGCCGAAGCGCTGCGCAACAACCAGAACCTGAAGGCCGTCGCCGCGCGCTACGACCAGGCGAAGGCGACGCTCGCGTCGGTCGCCTCGGCGCAGTATCCGGCCGTCGGCCTGAACGCGAGCGGCCAGCGCTTCAAGATCTCGGCCGACCGGCCGCAGACCAACTACGCGACGCAGAGCGCGTCGACCGTGCAGAACGACGTCCAGGTCGGCGCGAGCGTCAGCTACGAGCTCGACCTGTTCGGCCGCGTGCGGCGCAGCGTCGAATCGGCGCAGGCCACCACCGAACAGGCGCGCGACGATTTCGCGAACGCGCGCCTGGTGCTGACCGCCGATCTCGCGTCGAGCTATTTCGCGCTGCGCGAATTCGACACCGAGATCGACGTCGTCAAGCGCTCGATCGACCTGCAGCAGAAGGCGCTCGACTACGTGAGCGCGCGGCACGACCTCGGCGCGGTGTCGGGCCTCGACCTGCTGCAGCAGCGCGCGCAGCTCGACGCGACGCGCACCCAGGCGCAGCTGCTGCTCCAGCAGCGCGTGCAGGTCGAAACCGCGATCGCGACACTGGTCGGCACGCCGGCCCCCACCTTCTCGATCGCGCCGCGCGTCGTGCCGATCAATGCGCCCGCGCTGCCGACCGGCCTGCCGAGCGACGTGCTGCAGCGGCGCCCCGACGTCGCGTCGGCCGAGCGCGCGATGGCCGCCGCGAATGCGCAGATCGGCGTCGCGCGCGCCGCGTATTTCCCGCGCATCACGCTGTCGCCCGACATCGGCTGGGACGCGACGCGCTTCGCCGGCCTGTTCACCGTCCCGGCGTTGCTGTGGTCGGTCGGCGGGTCGCTCAGCCAGCCGCTGTTCGAAGGCGGCAAGCTGAAGGCCGGCGTCGATTTCGCGCAGGCCGGCTATGTCGCCGCGCAGGCCAATTACCGGCAGACCGTGCTCACCGCGTTCCAGGAGGTGCAGAATGCGGTCACCGGGTTGTCGGTGCTCGCGGAGGCCGCGCAGCAGGCCTCCGCGGCCGTCGACGACGCGCGCAAGCTCGTGTCGCTCGCGCAGGATCGCTACGCGGGCGGCCTGACGCCGTTCATCGACGTGCTGACAGCCGAGCAGCAGTTGCTGACGAGCGAACGGCAGGCCGTGCAGATCCAGGGCCAGCGCGCGGCGCTCGTCGTGTTTCTCGCGAAGGCGCTCGGCGGCGGCTGGGACGGCCAGGCGGCAAGCGGCCCGGCGCCGGCCGAGGTCGCCGCAGCCCCGGCACCGGCGCCAGCGCCCCCGGGCCCTTAACCGGATTACGCGGACAACGGATTCGAACATGAAAGTCCTGATCGTCGAAGACGAACCGAAAGTCGTCGAGTACCTGAAGAGCGGCCTGACCGAGGAAGGCTGGGTCGTCGATACCGCGCTCGACGGCGAGGACGGCGCGTGGAAAGCCGTCGAATTCGACTACGACGTGGTCGTGCTCGACGTGATGCTGCCGAAGCTCGACGGCTTCGGCGTGCTGCGTGCGTTGCGCGCGCAGAAGCAGACGCCCGTCATCATGCTGACCGCGCGCGACCGCGTCGACGACCGCGTGCGGGGCTTGCGCGGCGGTGCCGACGACTACCTGACCAAGCCGTTCTCGTTCCTCGAGCTGATCGAACGGCTGCGCGCGCTGACGCGCCGCGCGCGCGTGCAGGAATCGACGCTGATCTCGATCGGCGACCTGCGGGTCGACCTGATCGGCCGCCGCGCGACCCGCGACGGCACGCGGCTCGACCTGACCGC
Proteins encoded in this region:
- a CDS encoding efflux RND transporter periplasmic adaptor subunit; translated protein: MEEKHHSAVGIQVDEHGMHLPTRTSVSRRGRIVLIVIGVLLAAGAARTIVVNVLNRNRLDTVAEQNTRQYVTIAHPVDAATGGKLSLPGTLRGFVEAPIYARASGYVLRWQADIGAHVKQGQVLAELDTPELNQELAQATAQRQQAQAALALAKTSFDRAQQLRQRDAVSQQELDDRQGAFNQGTANLAAADANMRRLTELKGFQRIVAPIDGIVTQRNVDVGDLVSSGNAGRSLFTVVQADRLRLYVQVPQAYAQQVKVGQHVSVAQAELPGRTFDGTITRTSEAIDVATRSLQIEITLPNPDGRLLPGAYVQATLPMTPVGRLQVPANTLLFRAEGPTVATVDANGQVRLKQVTVVRTIGQTLEVDGPLTPNDRLVTNPSDALANGDQVIVSVPAAKPASSAAEAKS
- a CDS encoding efflux transporter outer membrane subunit, which gives rise to MRIRRRPAAVSATAVALAAALAGCTVGPDYRRPDVATPAAWRLDPADGYWHPAAPARAPLDPAWWTAFGDPQLDALEAEALRNNQNLKAVAARYDQAKATLASVASAQYPAVGLNASGQRFKISADRPQTNYATQSASTVQNDVQVGASVSYELDLFGRVRRSVESAQATTEQARDDFANARLVLTADLASSYFALREFDTEIDVVKRSIDLQQKALDYVSARHDLGAVSGLDLLQQRAQLDATRTQAQLLLQQRVQVETAIATLVGTPAPTFSIAPRVVPINAPALPTGLPSDVLQRRPDVASAERAMAAANAQIGVARAAYFPRITLSPDIGWDATRFAGLFTVPALLWSVGGSLSQPLFEGGKLKAGVDFAQAGYVAAQANYRQTVLTAFQEVQNAVTGLSVLAEAAQQASAAVDDARKLVSLAQDRYAGGLTPFIDVLTAEQQLLTSERQAVQIQGQRAALVVFLAKALGGGWDGQAASGPAPAEVAAAPAPAPAPPGP
- a CDS encoding heavy metal response regulator transcription factor; translation: MKVLIVEDEPKVVEYLKSGLTEEGWVVDTALDGEDGAWKAVEFDYDVVVLDVMLPKLDGFGVLRALRAQKQTPVIMLTARDRVDDRVRGLRGGADDYLTKPFSFLELIERLRALTRRARVQESTLISIGDLRVDLIGRRATRDGTRLDLTAQEFQLLGVLARRSGEVLSKTTIAELVWDVNFDSNANVVETAIKRLRAKLDGPFADKLLHTIRGMGYVLEAREDGDTERPA